A DNA window from Methanocorpusculum sp. contains the following coding sequences:
- a CDS encoding methytransferase partner Trm112, with amino-acid sequence MKRRILDIICCPVCKGKFMLTEMEGNDTEIMEGLLTCTVCKRVYPISSGIANLLPEDQR; translated from the coding sequence ATGAAACGCCGAATACTTGACATCATCTGCTGCCCCGTATGCAAGGGAAAGTTTATGCTTACAGAGATGGAGGGTAATGATACAGAAATAATGGAAGGACTCTTGACCTGTACCGTATGCAAACGGGTGTATCCGATCTCATCGGGGATCGCAAATCTCCTTCCAGAAGATCAGAGGTAA